A window of Williamwhitmania taraxaci genomic DNA:
TTCTTTTACATCATTTTCTTTTCCTAAACCTTCTTTAAAAGCGGATTTATTTACTTCAATTTTTTGTAAATCTCTTTTAAATAAATAAACTTCTTTACTTGTAGTGTGATATAACCATTCGGCAACAACTTTGTCATAATCTATCTCAAAACCATATCTATATTTTGTTCCGTTATGAAAAAAAGATACTTCAAAAAATGTAGTTTCATTTTCAGTTTTTGAATTGAGTGCAAATTTTTCTAATGGGAATTTCCTATCAGTATCATCCATTAAAGCATCTCGAAATGAATTTAAAATAATCTGTTTCATAAAAGCCATAGCTTTTAATAGATTACTTTTTCCACTTGCATTATTTCCATAAATGACAGCAGATTTCAGTAAACTTAATTTATTGTCTATTGGAATGGTGTGAGTGTCTTGGTGTTCTTTAAATGATTTTGCAGTAATCATTGAAAGAGTAGTCAAGTCTTTAAAAGACAAGAAATTTTCAACTTTGAATTCTATAATCATTTTGTCAATTTTTAAATTAGGTTGCAAAGATACGACAAAATTTAAAATATGCAAATAAATCGCAAAATTTTGATTATGATTATTGTTTTTTAATTTTTATTGTCATTTTTAGTTAGTTTGTTAGAATGACGGCTAACTTGTTTATAAACGGACAAAATGTCCGTTTATCCACCCATTTTGGTATGTATAAACACACCTTTAGTGCGGTTTATTTCTTATACCAAAGGAAGCAAAATAATTATAAATCATCAAACGGCGACTTAATTTTTTTCAGGCCTGTTATGCTTACACGGGTGTTATTTCGGTTGTCTTGCTGCTCTTGGATAAACCGGATATCGGTGTCTGCCTCCAGCAGGTGCGTAGCATACGAGTGCCGCAGCTAGTGTGGGGTAACCTTTTTGTAATACTCTCTGCTCAATCGGGTATTTGCTTACACACAGGGCTGCGCCCTGTGCTTTTACGGGTAGGCCTTTCAGGCCAACGAGAATCCGGCTGCGCAAAACAGGGCATTCGGTAACAGGCCTTCCTAATCCAATTATTTATTCTGGTTACACCTTCTTTTTATAGTCCCTGTTTCCACTGTCAGTGGCCAATGTTTAGAGGTCACTTGCTATTATTTTCACTGTCGATTGCTAATGTTTGACTGTCAGTGTCCATTGTTTAGCCGTCAGTGATCGTTGTTTTCACTGTCGATGCCAATGTTTGACTGTCAATGGTCGTTGTTTCCACTCTCGATGCCAATGTTTGACTGTCAGTGGTCATTGTTTCCACTGTCGATTGCCATTGTTTAGCTGTCGATTGCCATTGTTTNNNNNNNNNNNNNNNNNNNNNNNNNNNNNNNNNNNNNNNNNNNNNNNNNNNNNNNNNNNNNNNNNNNNNNNNNNNNNNNNNNNNNNNNNNNNNNNNNNNNNNNNNNNNNNNNNNNNNNNNNNNNNNNNNNNNNNNNNNNNNNNNNNNNNNNNNNNNNNNNNNNNNNNNNNNNNNNNNNNNNNNNNNNNNNNNNNNNNNNNNNNNNNNNNNNNNNNNNNNNNNNNNNNNNNNTTGTTTCCACTGTCAATTATTCATGCAGCCCTTGTAGATAGGCAATAGTATATTTAACAATTGAAAATGTTTCCACTGTCATTTGCCAATGTTTAGCTGTCACTTGTTTTTTAATGGGTAAATTGAGCATACTACTTATTCATCCAATCCATTAACGCCTGCATCTTACTTGGGTTGTCGGCAATCCATTTTTTCACCTCATCGGCATTAATCGATTTAGAAATATAGTAGCAGAATGCCTCATAGTTGTTGGTAGCAACCAAATCGTTGAATCGTGCAACGTAAATATCCCACCAAAAGCCGGTTTTATCCTTTTTCATCTCGCCCAAAATGCTGAATATGCCTCGGGTGCTCTCCACAAATATTTGCATATCGCTCTTATTCCTATTCGCGGCAGCGTATCGCGCCGCAGCCCGTAAGCTCACCATCATTTCGGCACCGGAAAATTCATTGCTGCTGCTGGTATCGGATACAATTTTCATATCGACGTTCTTCTCATCTTTTTGCGTTACGCCTTGTATCAACATCTCCCTTACTTTGATGTAGTTAATCTTCGATCGCTGAGAGTTGGGCTCCAGCATTAGGAAGTAGTAGAGTGGCAGCAATGATTTGATTTGTTCTTCCTTTGCTTGCACAATGGTAGACAAGGCCAAGTGGCTGCTGGGATGCTTGGGTTTTGCAATAATGGCATTAATGGCGGCCACCTCGGCTTTCTCGTAGTTCTGCAACTTGTAGTAGGTTAGAGCGAGGTTATAGTTCAGCAGATTGCTATTGGGGAACAGAGCCAATCCCTCAACAAATACGTCGACGGCTTTCTTCGACTTGCCCAACATATCCAACGAGCTGCCCAGCACAACATATGCCTCGTGGAGGTGGCTTCCGTTTTGCTTAATCACCTTCTTGCTATACCTTACTGCATTATCGTATTGCCCCATAGTCATGTAGGTATAGGAGAGCTCATAGGTTGCAAACTCGGAGTTGATATCGATTTCCAACGCCGCGTTATACTTGGCCACGGCCTCAGCATATTTTCCCTGATCATTGAGCTCGATGCCTCGCTTTACCAGCTCGTTAATCCTGTCTTCCTGTCCAAAAAGGGTTACGGTAAAGAGTAATCCAATGGTGAGTGTCAGTAGAAATTTCATATCGATTCGGTTTAGTGGGTCACACAAAGCTGACGAATACCGGATAATAACCTGCCTGTAGTTTCATATATCGGTAAAACGGGAAGGCAAGGCAAATGGTTCCGGCGCATCAAATGGGTTACATCAAATCCGCCAGTGGCCATATGCGAAAATAGCGCTATTTTTCTACGTCAGCATCAACACTTATGCTAATACCAATGGGTGCCGATTCCCATGCACCCTGACTCGTCTTCCGATAGTATGTCTTATTCATGAATCCTGCACAAAAATATAGATAACCTTTCCCTAAATCCTTCACATGCTCTACTGTAACAAGAAAATCGCCTTCCATTA
This region includes:
- a CDS encoding tetratricopeptide repeat protein translates to MKFLLTLTIGLLFTVTLFGQEDRINELVKRGIELNDQGKYAEAVAKYNAALEIDINSEFATYELSYTYMTMGQYDNAVRYSKKVIKQNGSHLHEAYVVLGSSLDMLGKSKKAVDVFVEGLALFPNSNLLNYNLALTYYKLQNYEKAEVAAINAIIAKPKHPSSHLALSTIVQAKEEQIKSLLPLYYFLMLEPNSQRSKINYIKVREMLIQGVTQKDEKNVDMKIVSDTSSSNEFSGAEMMVSLRAAARYAAANRNKSDMQIFVESTRGIFSILGEMKKDKTGFWWDIYVARFNDLVATNNYEAFCYYISKSINADEVKKWIADNPSKMQALMDWMNK